A window from Chloracidobacterium sp. encodes these proteins:
- a CDS encoding competence/damage-inducible protein A, translated as MSHAEIIAIGSELLTPFRSDTNSLWLTAELNALGIAVRRKTVVGDDEPFLEETLRDALRNSPIVITTGGLGPTEDDITRKVVARVTQRPLVLQPELLERIRRQFADRGLTMPANNERQALIPRDAEPLRNEYGTAPGLILEEGDRLLVVLPGPPREMRPMFTAYVRPRLECRAGGVRLRTRTLRVAGMGESQVDSLIAPIYTRYTNPTTTILFNNTEVELHFTAKAPSDAEADALLDKLVGQVEEALGANVFSHRGETLEQVIGLRLTVKGYTIATAESCTGGLLAKRLTDVPGSSKYFIEGVVAYANEAKTRLLGVPAELIATHGAVSAEVAEAMAAGVKARAQTTIGVGVTGIAGPDGGTDEKPVGLVYVGVAGDFVTTHRRFILPGDRDRIRQLASQVALDLVRRTFLL; from the coding sequence ATGTCCCACGCTGAAATCATCGCCATCGGCTCAGAGTTGCTGACGCCGTTCCGTAGCGACACCAACTCACTTTGGCTGACCGCCGAACTCAATGCGCTTGGCATTGCGGTGCGCCGCAAAACCGTCGTTGGCGACGACGAACCATTCCTTGAAGAAACGCTCCGCGACGCCCTGCGCAACTCGCCGATTGTGATTACAACCGGCGGCTTAGGGCCGACCGAAGACGACATCACGCGGAAGGTCGTCGCGCGCGTCACACAGCGTCCGCTGGTGTTGCAACCGGAGCTGCTGGAGCGGATTCGCCGGCAGTTCGCTGACCGGGGGCTGACTATGCCAGCCAACAACGAACGGCAGGCGCTTATTCCGCGCGACGCCGAACCGCTGCGCAACGAGTACGGAACGGCGCCGGGTCTAATCCTTGAGGAAGGCGACCGACTGCTGGTGGTTTTGCCGGGGCCCCCGCGCGAAATGCGTCCGATGTTTACGGCGTATGTCCGCCCCCGGCTGGAATGCCGAGCTGGCGGCGTCCGTCTCCGCACGCGGACGCTGCGCGTTGCCGGGATGGGTGAGTCGCAGGTGGACAGCCTAATTGCGCCGATTTACACGCGCTACACTAATCCGACCACGACGATTCTGTTCAACAACACGGAAGTCGAGTTGCATTTTACGGCTAAAGCGCCGTCGGATGCGGAGGCCGACGCCCTGCTTGACAAGTTGGTTGGGCAAGTCGAGGAGGCGCTTGGTGCGAACGTGTTTTCCCATCGCGGCGAGACGCTGGAGCAAGTCATTGGCCTACGGCTGACGGTCAAAGGCTATACGATTGCCACGGCCGAAAGCTGCACGGGCGGATTGCTTGCTAAGCGGCTGACGGACGTGCCGGGCAGTTCCAAGTATTTCATCGAGGGCGTCGTTGCGTACGCCAATGAGGCCAAGACGCGACTGTTGGGCGTCCCGGCGGAACTGATCGCCACCCATGGCGCGGTCAGCGCGGAGGTGGCAGAGGCGATGGCGGCCGGCGTTAAGGCGCGCGCGCAGACAACTATCGGCGTGGGCGTGACCGGTATCGCCGGTCCCGACGGGGGTACGGATGAAAAGCCGGTTGGACTGGTGTATGTCGGCGTCGCCGGCGACTTCGTGACGACGCACCGGCGGTTTATTTTGCCGGGCGACCGCGACCGGATTCGCCAGCTGGCCTCGCAAGTTGCGCTCGATTTGGTGCGGCGCACCTTCCTACTGTGA
- a CDS encoding UvrD-helicase domain-containing protein yields the protein MSANALPTRAQPLEPGALLMLSSPSNTTTEPFGPLAAMDAPTTQGFQLSDEQKQAVEAPLTSHLVLAGPGTGKTRTLTYRAVYAVTRLGVPPSAVLAVTYTNKATEEMRDRLRRLLPGETGRLAVGTFHSFCLQLLRRYHEHVGLPEYFGVADEAAQITALQRLKAGMDEKNAKEILRKFSQVRIGDRRSNAGVGAAVCSASPEDLLRASNSFFAEYEAYLRRNALIDFDDILTLTERLLANDDVLFEVRCDWRFILVDEFQDTDAAQYAILKRLALDWDTNAKTYQNVIPVFAVADDDQSIFAWRGARPENIHQFFTEFLGGDDRAVFRLETNYRCSGNIVAAANRLLARAPRLFDKTPRAHRPDGAPVRLYRYADDIAEIHGVAADIQDKRRSGVPFSDMAVLYRRHDIGEAFESALLALGIPCQVVRRRGVYDAPEVKRLLLLMRAALNPDDDLAVAELIGAVADEAIRRKFEKGWQGYAPATRQALRWALRAALEDNDAGLRHTAGRLIGLLKIGEIYLDRASCLSDWIAAVSAFLEPGAALPSLLTTPDDIQKAALWLARLSELAGALVIAAESPLIEDAAAVLLTQTLAGQARFHVLPCHLLGDALPHEKAVLLALDAAAERAAVARWKFSGVIALACDDAPTGMRARLVVRTDALPADERGARPSRFVALWKLARAYLAQTLRPLFSHYTVVDLETTDKDPKRCDIVEVAAARVRDGVITETYSQLVRPTLETIALEAQKTHHITPEMVANAPTFDAVAPALLEFLGDDLLVAHNGLTFDFPILKRRLGNVGCRLDNPLFDTLPFARQIYADQPAVKKFRLENLAALYGVDTGTAHRALDDVKTLAVVFERMQADYTRRRGDALGAETLGVLALAMLLEMDEAEAAVSRLFQAGAAMWKPAAADGLLTRLSVEPAAEQAVAVWRRRVGAASDAALTRPAATLAAVAKRYDDLPVREAMTALLDFTRLFTAADTWRDCDAVTLMTIHAAKGLEFGYVWLPALEDAGPPSDGQPTDRLVKNDPKKLEEERRLLYVGLTRAEKQATLSWAARRTQHVNGGQTTVQARCRSPFLDDLGCTETVVSSGDDGSTMVCDVT from the coding sequence ATGTCCGCGAACGCCTTGCCCACTAGGGCGCAGCCGCTAGAGCCAGGTGCACTGCTGATGCTGTCGTCCCCGTCAAACACGACCACCGAGCCTTTTGGCCCGCTGGCGGCTATGGATGCCCCCACCACCCAGGGCTTCCAGCTCAGCGACGAACAGAAACAGGCCGTCGAAGCGCCGTTGACCTCACATCTGGTTTTGGCCGGCCCGGGAACAGGTAAAACGCGCACGCTGACGTATCGCGCCGTCTATGCCGTAACCCGCCTTGGTGTCCCGCCGTCAGCGGTGCTGGCCGTGACCTACACCAACAAAGCCACGGAAGAAATGCGTGACCGCCTGCGCCGCCTGTTGCCCGGTGAGACCGGACGGCTTGCCGTCGGCACGTTTCATAGTTTCTGCCTGCAACTCCTCCGGCGCTACCACGAACACGTTGGTCTTCCTGAGTACTTCGGCGTCGCCGATGAAGCGGCGCAAATCACTGCGCTCCAGCGATTGAAAGCTGGCATGGACGAAAAAAACGCGAAGGAAATTCTGAGAAAATTTTCGCAAGTCCGGATCGGCGACCGGCGATCCAACGCGGGCGTAGGCGCAGCAGTCTGCTCAGCGTCGCCGGAAGACCTGTTGCGGGCTTCCAACTCGTTTTTCGCCGAGTACGAAGCCTATCTGCGTCGGAACGCGCTGATTGACTTTGACGACATTCTGACACTCACTGAACGCCTGCTCGCCAATGACGACGTTTTATTTGAAGTGCGCTGCGACTGGCGCTTCATTCTAGTGGATGAGTTTCAGGACACCGACGCGGCGCAGTACGCCATCCTCAAGCGGTTGGCGCTTGACTGGGACACAAACGCCAAAACCTACCAAAACGTCATTCCGGTGTTCGCTGTCGCCGACGACGACCAATCCATCTTTGCGTGGCGCGGCGCGCGCCCTGAAAACATTCATCAGTTCTTCACTGAATTTCTAGGCGGCGATGACCGCGCCGTGTTCCGGCTCGAAACCAACTACCGCTGCTCGGGCAATATTGTGGCGGCGGCGAATCGGCTGCTGGCGCGCGCGCCGCGCCTGTTTGACAAAACGCCGCGCGCGCATCGTCCCGATGGAGCGCCTGTTCGTCTGTATCGCTACGCCGACGACATTGCGGAAATACACGGCGTTGCGGCTGATATTCAGGATAAGCGACGGTCGGGCGTTCCGTTTTCCGACATGGCGGTGCTTTACCGACGCCACGACATCGGTGAGGCGTTTGAGTCCGCGCTCTTGGCGTTAGGAATCCCGTGCCAGGTTGTCCGACGCCGAGGCGTCTATGACGCGCCGGAAGTCAAGCGACTTCTCCTCCTCATGCGGGCGGCGCTCAACCCCGACGATGATCTCGCTGTTGCCGAACTCATCGGCGCTGTTGCCGACGAAGCCATCCGTCGGAAGTTTGAGAAAGGCTGGCAGGGGTATGCGCCTGCGACTAGGCAGGCGTTGCGATGGGCGCTTCGGGCGGCGCTTGAAGACAACGACGCCGGTTTACGGCACACCGCCGGTCGCCTCATTGGTCTTTTGAAGATCGGAGAAATCTACCTCGATAGGGCGTCATGTCTTTCCGACTGGATCGCTGCCGTCAGCGCGTTTCTCGAACCGGGTGCCGCCCTGCCTTCGCTGCTCACGACGCCGGACGATATTCAGAAGGCGGCCCTGTGGTTGGCGCGACTTTCCGAACTGGCGGGCGCACTGGTCATCGCCGCTGAATCGCCGCTAATTGAAGACGCGGCGGCCGTGCTCCTGACGCAGACCCTCGCCGGACAAGCCCGCTTTCACGTTCTGCCGTGTCACCTCCTAGGCGACGCCCTCCCGCACGAAAAAGCGGTTTTACTAGCGCTGGACGCTGCCGCTGAGCGAGCGGCCGTTGCACGCTGGAAGTTTTCCGGCGTCATCGCGCTGGCGTGTGATGACGCACCAACCGGCATGCGAGCGCGTTTGGTGGTGCGGACTGACGCGCTTCCAGCCGACGAACGCGGCGCACGGCCGAGCCGCTTTGTCGCTCTCTGGAAACTGGCGCGCGCCTACTTGGCGCAAACCCTGCGCCCGCTGTTTTCCCATTACACCGTTGTGGATTTGGAAACGACCGACAAGGATCCTAAGCGCTGCGATATTGTCGAGGTCGCGGCGGCGCGCGTTCGGGACGGCGTCATCACGGAAACCTACAGCCAACTTGTGCGCCCTACGCTAGAGACGATTGCGCTCGAAGCCCAGAAAACCCACCACATCACGCCAGAGATGGTCGCCAACGCGCCGACCTTTGACGCCGTAGCGCCGGCGTTGCTGGAGTTTCTCGGCGATGATTTGCTGGTCGCGCACAACGGGCTAACGTTTGACTTCCCCATCTTGAAGCGCCGTTTGGGTAATGTCGGCTGCAGGCTCGACAACCCACTGTTCGATACGCTTCCGTTTGCGCGCCAGATTTACGCCGACCAACCGGCCGTCAAAAAGTTCCGTTTAGAGAACTTGGCTGCTCTGTACGGTGTGGACACTGGAACAGCCCACCGCGCGCTTGACGACGTAAAAACCCTAGCAGTGGTCTTTGAGCGGATGCAGGCGGATTACACTCGGCGACGCGGTGATGCGCTGGGCGCGGAGACGCTGGGTGTTCTGGCGCTGGCGATGTTGCTCGAAATGGATGAGGCCGAAGCCGCCGTCTCACGGCTCTTTCAGGCGGGCGCGGCGATGTGGAAACCGGCCGCCGCCGACGGCTTGCTGACGCGGCTAAGCGTTGAACCGGCTGCGGAACAGGCGGTGGCCGTTTGGCGGCGGCGCGTCGGCGCGGCGTCTGACGCGGCGCTCACTCGTCCGGCGGCGACCTTGGCGGCCGTGGCCAAACGCTACGATGATTTGCCTGTCCGCGAAGCGATGACAGCGTTGCTCGATTTTACGCGCCTCTTCACTGCGGCCGACACGTGGCGCGACTGTGACGCCGTAACGCTGATGACCATCCACGCCGCCAAGGGCCTTGAGTTCGGCTATGTCTGGCTGCCCGCGCTTGAAGACGCCGGCCCGCCGTCGGACGGACAGCCGACTGACCGTTTGGTGAAAAATGACCCAAAAAAGCTTGAGGAGGAGCGGCGACTGCTCTACGTAGGACTGACGCGCGCGGAAAAACAGGCGACATTGTCGTGGGCGGCGCGGCGTACGCAACATGTGAATGGCGGCCAAACCACAGTGCAAGCCCGGTGTCGGTCGCCTTTTCTGGACGATCTTGGCTGTACGGAAACGGTTGTTTCGTCTGGCGATGATGGTTCCACCATGGTGTGCGACGTGACGTAA
- a CDS encoding alpha/beta hydrolase family protein translates to MLKRFIQAWELRLSKVDRHRHASPFAWGVEHLTAHAEHLDVPLSAADFPDPPAFLREYARRTLPASERFFTPPPLTDWHLHDGWLTFPSSIQTPDEPNNLAWARYFPVRERWGATTRPPVVLVLPQWNADYASHVSVCRGLNAFGIAAVRLSLPYHGSRRPVHQVRADYMVSPNIGRTIQAVRQAVHEVRLVLDWLESQGYTRFGIIGTSIGSCVAFLAYVFDPRLQVAAFNHVSSYFADVVWTGISTSHVRAGLEHHVTRYDLRDYWLPISPFPYIERLGRPENRHKKTLLIAARYDMTFLPHLTRHAMSEFERHRAPYKSAWMYCGHYTTGETPFKFHDGYLMIDHMRKHLNPGGHVVRRALQSQLPAVLRPRARTLRPSALLPNDEGIYRGASPPH, encoded by the coding sequence ATGCTGAAGCGTTTTATTCAGGCGTGGGAACTACGTCTCTCGAAGGTGGATCGGCACCGGCATGCGTCTCCTTTCGCGTGGGGAGTGGAACATCTCACCGCCCACGCCGAGCACTTGGATGTGCCGCTGTCAGCGGCGGACTTCCCCGACCCGCCGGCGTTCTTACGTGAATACGCCCGGCGGACGCTCCCAGCCAGCGAACGCTTTTTCACGCCCCCTCCGCTCACCGATTGGCATCTGCACGACGGCTGGCTGACGTTCCCAAGCTCGATTCAAACGCCGGATGAGCCGAACAACCTTGCTTGGGCGCGGTACTTTCCGGTGCGCGAGCGATGGGGTGCGACGACGCGCCCGCCGGTTGTGCTGGTGCTTCCGCAGTGGAATGCCGATTACGCCAGTCATGTCTCGGTCTGCCGGGGACTCAACGCCTTTGGCATCGCAGCGGTGCGGCTTAGTTTGCCCTATCACGGCAGTCGGCGGCCCGTACACCAGGTGCGAGCCGATTACATGGTCAGCCCCAACATCGGGCGAACCATCCAAGCTGTCCGGCAGGCGGTTCACGAGGTGCGGCTTGTTTTGGATTGGCTTGAAAGCCAAGGCTACACCCGCTTTGGCATCATCGGCACAAGCATTGGTTCGTGCGTGGCTTTTCTAGCGTATGTTTTCGACCCGCGCCTTCAGGTGGCGGCGTTCAACCACGTCTCAAGCTACTTCGCCGATGTCGTTTGGACGGGCATTTCAACCAGCCACGTTCGCGCCGGCCTTGAACACCACGTGACACGTTACGACCTACGCGACTACTGGCTGCCGATTAGTCCGTTCCCCTACATCGAGCGGTTGGGTCGCCCGGAAAACCGCCACAAGAAAACCCTGCTGATTGCCGCCCGCTATGACATGACCTTTCTGCCGCACCTGACGCGCCATGCCATGAGTGAATTTGAGCGGCATCGCGCGCCCTACAAGTCGGCCTGGATGTACTGCGGTCACTACACAACCGGCGAAACGCCCTTCAAGTTTCACGACGGCTACCTGATGATTGACCACATGCGCAAGCATTTGAATCCGGGCGGGCACGTTGTCCGCCGGGCGCTGCAAAGTCAGCTTCCGGCTGTTCTGCGGCCGCGCGCCCGAACGCTGCGTCCGTCTGCGTTGCTTCCCAACGACGAGGGTATCTATCGTGGTGCGTCACCGCCGCATTAG
- a CDS encoding PilZ domain-containing protein produces MTTTEESKFETLRRENRLTCRLPAVVEVFGRDGLKRDASAQCISISRRGACVITPLEVTVGEKLNLALPTINAERKEMMVVAWVREFEGERHVGLGPIDDDTFVIFSDAAITGGAFSETSAVG; encoded by the coding sequence ATGACGACAACCGAAGAGTCGAAATTTGAAACCTTGCGACGTGAGAACCGACTGACATGCCGTTTACCGGCTGTGGTTGAGGTTTTTGGCCGGGATGGCCTAAAGCGCGATGCCTCCGCCCAGTGTATTTCCATTAGCCGGCGCGGCGCGTGTGTCATCACCCCGTTGGAAGTGACGGTCGGCGAGAAGCTCAATCTGGCGCTGCCGACCATCAACGCCGAACGCAAAGAGATGATGGTCGTCGCTTGGGTTCGTGAGTTTGAAGGGGAGCGCCACGTTGGTCTGGGACCGATTGACGACGACACATTCGTGATTTTCAGTGATGCGGCGATCACAGGCGGCGCATTCAGTGAAACCTCGGCGGTTGGTTAG
- a CDS encoding S41 family peptidase, with protein MQSKHGIALPSIRSRLNWRRFLLRRPLLVFVLGLLLIGGVTKPTYPAVPTPPATISETAADARSNARVFDTVCRLVERKYYDPKLRGANWAALTERLRREALTATDETTLYNVINRLLGSLQDQHTFAVPPTRAREERQGARVGLGIQLRKVEGRWVITRVLGGSAAQDAGLRPGWLIVEIDGRPFDGFNPGQTFRVGQSVRLKLLDADDHPRRVEVICRAFATTPEQRARLLPEGLLYLRFSEFAPKTASWIEEQIRAHPHVTGLILDLRENTGGLLDALANCLRLIYQQDVVFGDFIQRNQKPLRMRIRGNRSAFTGAVIVLTDENSASAAEIFAAAIQDTQRGLVIGRRTSGAVLASIQEALPDGGKLQISIRDYRTVRGVRLEGRGVTPDIVVNLTLHDLRRNVDVDLQEALAHSTSRPPLPPPSPAALPRR; from the coding sequence ATGCAGTCAAAGCACGGCATTGCTTTGCCATCCATTCGGTCACGTCTGAACTGGCGGCGGTTTTTGCTTCGGCGGCCGCTTCTTGTTTTCGTTCTCGGTCTGCTTCTCATCGGCGGCGTCACAAAGCCGACGTATCCGGCTGTTCCGACACCCCCGGCGACCATCTCAGAGACTGCAGCCGACGCCCGAAGCAACGCGCGTGTGTTCGACACGGTATGTCGGCTGGTCGAACGTAAGTACTATGACCCAAAACTGCGCGGCGCCAACTGGGCTGCTCTGACTGAGCGATTACGCCGCGAGGCGCTGACCGCCACTGACGAAACAACGCTTTACAATGTCATCAATCGTCTCCTTGGCAGCCTACAAGATCAACACACCTTCGCCGTTCCTCCAACACGCGCGCGTGAGGAGAGGCAGGGTGCGCGGGTTGGGCTAGGAATTCAGTTGCGCAAGGTGGAGGGCCGGTGGGTTATTACCCGCGTTCTAGGTGGTTCGGCGGCTCAGGACGCCGGCCTTCGTCCAGGTTGGCTCATCGTGGAAATAGACGGTCGTCCTTTTGATGGATTCAACCCCGGGCAGACGTTTCGCGTCGGGCAATCCGTGCGGCTCAAGCTGCTTGACGCCGATGACCATCCTCGGCGCGTTGAAGTGATTTGTCGCGCCTTCGCCACCACCCCGGAGCAACGCGCCCGGCTTTTGCCGGAGGGACTGCTTTACCTGCGCTTTAGTGAGTTTGCGCCGAAAACCGCCTCTTGGATAGAGGAGCAAATCCGAGCCCACCCGCACGTTACGGGTCTGATCCTTGATTTGCGCGAGAATACCGGTGGTCTGCTTGACGCCTTAGCCAATTGCCTGCGGCTTATCTATCAGCAGGATGTTGTTTTTGGTGACTTCATTCAACGCAACCAGAAACCGCTGCGGATGCGCATCAGGGGCAACCGGAGCGCCTTCACTGGCGCAGTCATCGTGCTGACGGATGAGAACTCGGCTAGCGCCGCCGAAATCTTCGCTGCGGCGATACAGGACACCCAACGCGGCTTGGTGATTGGCCGACGCACTTCAGGAGCGGTTCTAGCCAGCATTCAGGAAGCGCTTCCCGACGGCGGCAAATTGCAAATCAGCATCCGCGACTACCGAACAGTGCGGGGCGTCCGGCTTGAAGGTCGCGGCGTGACTCCGGATATCGTTGTCAACCTGACCCTTCACGACCTCCGCCGCAACGTAGACGTTGACCTACAAGAAGCGTTGGCGCATTCGACGAGCCGTCCGCCGTTACCGCCGCCGTCGCCAGCGGCGCTTCCGCGCCGGTAA
- a CDS encoding cell division protein ZapA, whose product MANPRETGTQTVEVRIYGQVYNIRGDGNSAYISELAAYVDRKMREVMSSTHTVDSLRVAILSALNIADELFQANRRLEQLDAVVGERSSDYANLIDSVLRKEKTPATEPDPKHDAK is encoded by the coding sequence ATGGCAAACCCACGTGAAACCGGTACCCAGACGGTCGAGGTCCGCATCTATGGGCAGGTCTACAACATCCGCGGCGACGGCAACAGCGCCTACATTTCCGAACTCGCGGCGTATGTTGACCGCAAAATGCGGGAAGTGATGAGCAGCACCCATACGGTGGACAGTCTGCGTGTAGCGATCCTCTCGGCGCTCAACATCGCCGACGAGTTGTTTCAAGCCAACCGCCGACTTGAGCAACTTGACGCCGTCGTCGGCGAACGCAGCAGTGATTACGCCAATCTGATTGACTCCGTCCTGCGCAAAGAGAAGACGCCTGCGACTGAACCTGATCCAAAGCACGACGCCAAGTAG
- the pheT gene encoding phenylalanine--tRNA ligase subunit beta, translating to MKVSYNWLETYVKPNLAARELAERFTAAGLAVDAVTPYEDDFIFDFDLTTNRPDALCHFGLAREAAVLTGAQLTFPEIHLVERAEPIGPAVQIEVEAPHLCHRYAARIIQGVKVGPSPDWLVRRLAAVGQRSINNIVDATNFVLLELGHPLHAFDFERLIGRRIVVRCARSGETITTLDGVRRELSPDMLVICDAERPVAVAGVMGGADSEISAATTQVLLESAWFAPAAVRRTARALGLHTEASRRFERGADVENVRRALDRCAQIIVDVAGGEVLGGPLDVVAVPRTPTTVRLRHARIAELTGVEVPPSKAAEILTGLGFELVTEEEGETEWIVPSFRVDVAIEEDLVEEVVRHVGYDAVPATLPGWDGAGEYLPGDERRRVIRQTLLAHGFYEAISFSWCAGDLLAAVGAPRGMLIANPLDQQEAELRTSLLPGLLTAVARNFRFGTDDIRLFEIGKVFHTADGKLVEAEHLALAMSGRSLPDDWRGRPSLENFHTLKGIVEALCDAAGCRHTTVVVPADEQNAIGLFPGQAGVLRINDKPIGRLGRLGSAVAAHFDFKSPVYVAEIELAALLSDQRGFAVYRPLPRYPRVERDISALFDAVLPFAAIQQAVLDLRIEELEQVRLRDVFTGAQIPPGKRAVTLNLWYRAADRTLTDDEVAERHRRVVETLCSRFGATIR from the coding sequence ATGAAAGTGAGCTACAACTGGCTTGAAACCTACGTCAAGCCTAATCTCGCGGCGCGTGAACTAGCGGAACGCTTCACCGCCGCTGGACTAGCTGTGGACGCCGTCACCCCTTACGAAGACGACTTCATCTTTGACTTCGACTTGACCACCAATCGTCCTGATGCGTTGTGTCACTTTGGCCTTGCTCGTGAAGCGGCTGTTTTGACCGGCGCACAGTTGACTTTCCCTGAAATCCATCTGGTTGAACGCGCTGAACCGATTGGCCCAGCGGTTCAGATCGAGGTCGAAGCTCCTCATCTGTGTCATCGCTATGCGGCGCGTATCATTCAAGGCGTGAAGGTAGGTCCATCACCTGACTGGTTGGTGCGGCGGCTTGCCGCCGTCGGCCAGCGCAGCATCAACAACATCGTAGACGCCACCAACTTTGTCCTACTGGAACTGGGACACCCACTGCACGCTTTTGATTTTGAGCGCCTGATCGGACGGCGCATCGTCGTCCGCTGTGCGCGCTCCGGTGAAACCATCACGACGTTGGACGGCGTTCGGCGTGAGCTGTCTCCGGACATGCTCGTGATTTGCGACGCCGAACGTCCGGTGGCCGTCGCCGGTGTCATGGGCGGCGCGGATAGTGAGATTTCCGCCGCAACCACCCAGGTTTTGCTGGAGAGCGCCTGGTTCGCGCCGGCCGCCGTTCGCCGGACGGCGCGCGCATTAGGGCTACACACCGAGGCGTCGCGCCGCTTTGAGCGTGGGGCCGATGTCGAAAACGTCCGCCGCGCGCTTGACCGTTGCGCGCAGATCATCGTTGACGTCGCGGGCGGAGAAGTTTTGGGAGGCCCGCTGGATGTGGTCGCCGTGCCGCGTACGCCGACCACAGTTCGCCTGCGCCATGCACGGATTGCGGAACTGACCGGCGTCGAGGTTCCGCCTTCCAAGGCGGCGGAGATTCTGACCGGTTTAGGATTTGAGCTTGTCACCGAGGAGGAAGGCGAAACAGAGTGGATTGTTCCCAGCTTTCGCGTGGACGTAGCAATTGAAGAAGACCTCGTGGAAGAAGTCGTCCGGCATGTCGGCTATGACGCTGTCCCGGCGACGCTCCCCGGCTGGGACGGGGCAGGCGAGTATTTGCCCGGCGACGAGCGCCGTCGCGTCATACGCCAAACGCTGCTGGCGCATGGCTTTTATGAAGCCATTTCGTTTAGCTGGTGCGCCGGCGACCTCCTTGCCGCCGTCGGCGCGCCGCGTGGCATGCTGATCGCCAACCCACTTGACCAACAAGAGGCCGAGTTGCGCACCTCGCTCCTACCAGGACTGCTGACGGCCGTTGCACGGAACTTCCGTTTCGGCACAGATGACATACGGTTGTTTGAGATAGGGAAGGTTTTTCACACAGCAGACGGCAAACTGGTCGAGGCGGAACATCTCGCTCTAGCCATGTCCGGCCGGAGCTTGCCCGACGATTGGCGCGGACGGCCGAGTCTGGAAAACTTCCACACTCTCAAGGGGATTGTGGAGGCGCTATGTGATGCGGCGGGTTGTCGGCATACGACAGTCGTCGTTCCGGCGGATGAACAAAACGCAATCGGCCTCTTTCCAGGACAGGCGGGCGTCCTCCGTATCAATGATAAACCGATTGGACGTTTGGGTCGGCTGGGGTCAGCTGTGGCGGCGCATTTCGATTTTAAGTCGCCGGTCTACGTTGCGGAAATCGAGTTGGCGGCGCTGTTGAGCGACCAGCGTGGCTTCGCCGTCTACCGTCCCTTGCCCCGTTACCCGCGCGTCGAACGCGATATCTCGGCGCTGTTTGACGCCGTCCTCCCCTTTGCCGCCATTCAACAGGCTGTCCTCGACCTTAGGATTGAAGAACTGGAACAGGTTCGGTTGCGGGATGTTTTCACCGGAGCGCAAATTCCACCCGGAAAGCGCGCCGTAACGCTCAATTTGTGGTATCGTGCGGCTGATCGAACACTCACAGATGATGAGGTCGCCGAGCGACATCGCCGAGTCGTCGAAACGCTATGCAGTCGCTTTGGTGCGACTATTCGCTGA
- a CDS encoding 3-hydroxyanthranilate 3,4-dioxygenase, whose product MLTAINFRQWIDEHRHLLRPPVGNAQIWKDREFMVTVVGGPNQRKDYHIDPGEEFFYQLEGDMTLRLIEDGQFRDLPIREGEIFLLPPLVPHSPQRGPNTLGLVIERVRRPDELDRFEWYCDHCGNRLHEVSLHVTDLTTQLKPLFDAFWANEQARTCTVCGHQLQP is encoded by the coding sequence ATGTTGACCGCCATTAACTTCCGTCAGTGGATTGACGAACATCGTCACTTGCTACGCCCGCCGGTGGGTAACGCTCAAATCTGGAAAGACCGTGAGTTTATGGTGACGGTCGTTGGCGGCCCCAATCAGCGCAAGGATTATCACATTGATCCGGGCGAGGAATTTTTCTACCAGCTTGAAGGCGATATGACGTTGCGCCTGATTGAAGATGGGCAGTTTCGGGACCTACCCATTCGAGAAGGTGAAATTTTTCTACTGCCGCCGCTTGTACCGCATTCCCCCCAGCGCGGTCCCAACACCCTCGGACTGGTCATCGAGCGGGTACGGCGCCCCGACGAACTGGATCGGTTTGAATGGTACTGTGACCACTGCGGCAACCGTCTGCATGAAGTTTCGCTGCATGTGACGGATCTCACGACCCAGCTCAAGCCGCTGTTTGATGCATTTTGGGCCAATGAGCAGGCTCGTACCTGCACCGTCTGCGGTCATCAACTTCAACCCTAA